A single window of Tenericutes bacterium MZ-XQ DNA harbors:
- a CDS encoding alanine racemase, with amino-acid sequence MSDIYRPTYAQIDLNALDHNVDYVQKLNPNKEIIPVIKANAYGHGAIKIMEHLIKKGVRVFAVSLLEEAIELRNINHHVKIIMMGPILEDQFKVAEKYHVDITIYDEHILKAVLKTKCILNIHLKIDTGMHRYGLEDKEQVLKAINDITTHESLHLEGIYTHFATANENYDYYLMQLNHFKDIFKDIKHKPPMIHISNSSSGIKYEKDYDFTTHIRLGISLYGLSLDEPKPNLIPVMSLHSQVAEMKHIKAHDKVGYGASYEAKKDEYIAVIPIGYADGWLRSNKKNDVEINHKRYPIVGIICMDAMFVKVDDTVQVGDEVILFGGMISTDEVAQKQKTIVYEVCTNISYRVPRKYIGRT; translated from the coding sequence ATGTCTGATATCTATAGACCAACATATGCTCAAATTGATTTAAATGCTCTTGATCATAATGTTGATTACGTCCAAAAACTAAATCCTAATAAAGAGATTATCCCTGTGATCAAAGCCAATGCTTATGGTCACGGTGCGATAAAAATTATGGAACACTTAATCAAGAAAGGTGTTCGTGTATTTGCTGTATCACTCTTGGAAGAAGCAATCGAACTTAGAAACATCAATCATCATGTCAAAATCATTATGATGGGACCTATTCTTGAGGATCAGTTTAAAGTTGCTGAAAAGTACCATGTCGATATTACGATTTATGATGAACATATTTTAAAGGCTGTCTTAAAGACAAAATGTATATTAAACATTCATTTGAAAATTGATACAGGTATGCATCGATATGGTTTGGAAGATAAAGAACAAGTCCTTAAAGCGATTAATGATATTACAACACATGAAAGTTTACATCTAGAAGGTATTTATACACATTTTGCGACTGCAAATGAGAACTATGATTATTATCTCATGCAACTCAATCATTTCAAAGACATTTTTAAAGATATAAAACATAAACCACCGATGATTCATATATCCAATTCTTCATCGGGTATAAAATATGAAAAGGATTATGATTTTACGACACATATCAGATTAGGCATATCGTTATACGGTTTATCATTAGATGAGCCAAAACCTAATCTTATACCTGTGATGTCATTACATAGTCAAGTTGCAGAAATGAAGCATATAAAAGCACATGATAAAGTCGGCTATGGTGCTTCATATGAAGCTAAAAAAGATGAGTACATTGCTGTTATACCGATTGGTTATGCTGATGGATGGTTGAGAAGCAATAAAAAGAATGATGTTGAGATTAACCATAAAAGATATCCAATTGTTGGGATTATCTGTATGGATGCAATGTTTGTAAAAGTTGATGATACAGTTCAAGTTGGAGATGAAGTCATACTATTTGGAGGTATGATTTCAACTGATGAAGTAGCACAAAAACAAAAGACTATTGTTTATGAAGTGTGTACCAATATATCATATAGGGTACCAAGAAAATATATAGGGAGAACATAA
- a CDS encoding LuxR family transcriptional regulator, with amino-acid sequence MLKPNEKLDIKNILSDLENYRPKRKGWVWREHKPQNIGPFFYQDVSDSLKNYVSLPSARHLNHIDPQPQSTITTEIASGRFEDDIRRMRMAAYHGADHMMVIRTAGQSHMDGLLEGTPQGVGGVPITRKQVRAQRKALDIIEEEVGRPINYHSYVSGVAGPEIAVMFTEEGVNGAHQDPQYNVLYRNINMIRSFVDAAESKKIMAFGELAQIDGAHNANATARDAWKVMPELLVQHGINSRFSERVGIKPDLICLSTVPPAAPPSPDIKLNLPYALALREFFSNYKMRAQMNTKYMDSSTREATVTHVLNLLISKLTSADIQSTITPDEGRNVPWHMFNIEALDTAKQAMIGMDDLMSMLTFKTDGELFKTKRELEERAILMMEEIIELGGYFKAVEAGMFVDSGLYPERMGDGIKREVNGGIGSDTTYKRAKDYMAPVSAHYGFNNIEQYGISKHPESLINGSTFEKPEKIQFIDELDEEDNVNIRMDQTKNYRDTHLIKPEVQWLGDGVVTVDLFFPTDKDTAEAAALEVGKKMNLTNVEVIHVEVLHPSEGTRVQFKGVFDIDIDINELKILKKEENLPEEEILAYVKKHDLKIVAGTGGNDEHSVGMREILDIKHGGIEKYGIHYTYLGTSVPIEKFIDAAIEIDASCVMISLIISHDDIHYKNMQKLNDYAIEKGVRDKLILIAGGTQVTPELAKSYGMDQGFGRGTKGIDVASFIVKQHKKIYES; translated from the coding sequence ATGCTAAAGCCTAATGAAAAACTTGATATAAAAAACATACTAAGTGATTTAGAAAATTATAGACCCAAAAGAAAAGGTTGGGTATGGAGAGAACACAAACCTCAAAACATAGGACCTTTTTTCTATCAAGATGTCAGTGATTCACTAAAAAATTATGTATCGTTACCAAGTGCAAGACATTTAAATCATATTGATCCACAACCTCAATCAACGATTACAACAGAAATTGCTTCAGGTAGGTTCGAAGATGATATTAGACGTATGCGTATGGCTGCTTATCATGGTGCTGATCATATGATGGTCATTAGAACTGCTGGACAATCACATATGGACGGACTTCTTGAAGGTACTCCTCAAGGGGTTGGTGGAGTTCCTATCACTAGAAAACAAGTTAGAGCTCAAAGAAAAGCTTTAGATATCATTGAAGAAGAAGTCGGTAGACCGATTAATTATCATTCATATGTATCAGGAGTTGCTGGTCCTGAAATCGCAGTCATGTTTACTGAAGAAGGTGTCAATGGTGCACATCAAGACCCACAATATAATGTGTTATATCGCAACATTAACATGATTAGAAGTTTTGTGGATGCAGCAGAATCTAAAAAAATTATGGCTTTTGGAGAACTTGCACAAATCGATGGTGCACATAATGCAAATGCAACAGCTAGAGATGCTTGGAAAGTGATGCCTGAACTTCTTGTGCAACATGGTATTAATTCAAGATTTAGCGAACGTGTAGGGATCAAACCAGATTTGATTTGTCTATCAACGGTTCCACCAGCTGCACCACCAAGTCCAGACATTAAACTTAATCTACCTTATGCACTTGCACTGCGTGAGTTTTTTAGCAATTATAAAATGCGTGCACAAATGAATACAAAATATATGGATTCGTCAACAAGAGAAGCTACAGTGACACATGTCTTAAATCTATTGATTTCTAAACTAACTTCTGCAGATATACAATCAACGATTACTCCTGATGAAGGACGTAATGTGCCGTGGCATATGTTTAACATTGAAGCTTTAGATACTGCTAAGCAAGCCATGATTGGTATGGACGATTTAATGAGCATGTTAACATTTAAAACAGATGGAGAACTTTTTAAAACTAAACGTGAACTAGAAGAACGAGCAATTTTAATGATGGAAGAAATCATCGAATTAGGTGGTTATTTCAAAGCTGTTGAGGCTGGTATGTTTGTCGATAGTGGACTATATCCAGAACGCATGGGTGACGGTATTAAACGAGAAGTTAATGGTGGTATTGGTAGTGATACAACATATAAACGTGCTAAGGACTATATGGCTCCAGTGTCAGCTCATTATGGATTCAATAATATCGAGCAATACGGTATAAGCAAACATCCAGAATCATTAATCAATGGATCAACTTTTGAGAAACCTGAAAAAATCCAGTTTATTGACGAACTTGATGAAGAAGATAATGTGAATATCCGCATGGATCAAACAAAAAATTATAGAGACACTCATCTTATAAAACCAGAAGTTCAGTGGTTGGGTGATGGTGTGGTAACAGTTGATTTATTTTTTCCAACAGATAAAGATACTGCCGAGGCAGCGGCTTTAGAAGTAGGTAAAAAAATGAATTTAACCAATGTGGAAGTTATACATGTCGAAGTTCTTCATCCTAGTGAAGGTACGAGAGTTCAATTCAAAGGTGTCTTTGATATTGATATTGACATCAATGAATTAAAAATTCTCAAAAAAGAAGAAAATTTACCAGAGGAAGAAATCTTGGCTTATGTAAAAAAGCATGATTTAAAAATTGTTGCTGGCACAGGTGGAAATGATGAACACAGTGTTGGTATGAGAGAAATCTTGGATATCAAACATGGTGGTATTGAAAAATATGGCATTCATTATACATACTTAGGCACAAGTGTTCCAATCGAAAAATTTATTGATGCGGCTATTGAAATCGATGCAAGTTGTGTCATGATTTCACTCATCATCTCACATGATGATATTCACTACAAGAATATGCAAAAATTAAATGATTATGCGATTGAAAAAGGTGTTAGAGATAAATTGATATTAATCGCTGGTGGTACACAAGTGACTCCAGAACTCGCAAAATCATATGGCATGGATCAAGGTTTTGGTAGAGGTACGAAAGGAATTGATGTTGCTTCTTTCATTGTGAAACAACACAAAAAGATTTATGAAAGTTGA
- a CDS encoding ornithine aminomutase encodes MKARKDDFEQRRKHLKDMSDQDLKTYFYKLLDEMIDPILDLAYTHTSPSIERSVLLRMGFSSIEAKAIVDLILENNLIEHGAGHVVYKYAQKHQLNMREAGLKLLETHNLDDIKEDFKHAKA; translated from the coding sequence ATGAAAGCTAGAAAAGATGATTTTGAACAAAGACGAAAACACCTAAAAGACATGTCGGATCAAGACTTGAAAACTTATTTTTATAAATTATTAGATGAAATGATTGATCCAATTTTAGATTTAGCTTATACACACACATCACCTTCAATTGAACGAAGCGTACTACTTCGTATGGGATTTTCTTCGATTGAAGCAAAAGCAATCGTCGATTTGATTTTGGAGAATAATTTAATTGAACATGGTGCTGGACATGTTGTTTATAAGTATGCCCAAAAACATCAACTAAATATGAGAGAAGCTGGGTTGAAACTACTTGAAACACATAATCTAGATGATATCAAGGAGGATTTTAAACATGCTAAAGCCTAA
- a CDS encoding PLP-dependent lyase/thiolase — MTDYEMMMSKRQAIMKSSLQLDYEQFELEGIAFDYEKMMNDAGYTFEEVQKIQIENHVGQTPLVELKNITEYARKFAKKGFGARIFLKDEALNLSGSFKARRAAISVYHAKKLGYKGVVAATSGNYGAAVAAMAARLKLKCIIVQEVFDSNEKNQPEIVEKARACEAYGAEVIQLSVGPELFYEFLLILEETGYFNASLYSPYGVKGIETLGYEIAEEMLRKEGKYPEVVIATNAGGGNLTGTARGLKYHGANHTRIVGASVDLTGLHMASDHDFNLKSFTTGHTGFGIPFATYPDRSDVPRSAARPLRYMDEYVLVNQGAVFFMTEALSLLEGMERGPAGNTSLAAAFSMAQELPEDFIIVVQESEYTGAGKHFNSQIAFAKSQGITLTFGHPLDEKPGKNLVFPTSGSLIKHKSLDMNQLKMSYLKRYKNHEFSMTELKYLEDELRVNQQTIIEMVGKINES; from the coding sequence ATGACAGATTATGAGATGATGATGTCTAAAAGACAAGCAATTATGAAATCTTCACTACAATTGGATTATGAGCAGTTTGAACTTGAGGGTATTGCATTTGATTATGAAAAAATGATGAATGATGCTGGTTATACTTTTGAGGAAGTTCAAAAGATTCAAATTGAAAATCATGTAGGACAAACGCCTTTAGTTGAACTTAAAAATATAACTGAATACGCTAGAAAATTCGCAAAAAAGGGATTTGGAGCGCGTATCTTTTTAAAGGATGAAGCACTTAATTTAAGTGGTTCTTTTAAAGCAAGAAGAGCAGCAATTAGTGTATATCATGCAAAAAAATTAGGATATAAAGGTGTTGTGGCAGCAACAAGTGGAAACTATGGTGCCGCAGTAGCAGCGATGGCTGCTAGATTAAAGTTGAAATGCATTATTGTTCAAGAAGTCTTTGACTCTAATGAAAAGAATCAACCAGAAATTGTAGAAAAAGCTAGAGCATGTGAGGCATATGGTGCAGAAGTTATTCAGTTATCTGTAGGACCAGAACTTTTTTATGAGTTTTTGCTTATTTTAGAAGAAACAGGATATTTCAATGCTTCACTTTATTCCCCATATGGAGTTAAAGGCATAGAAACACTAGGATATGAAATTGCTGAAGAAATGTTAAGAAAAGAAGGCAAGTATCCGGAAGTCGTGATTGCAACTAACGCTGGTGGTGGGAATTTAACAGGCACTGCAAGAGGTCTTAAATATCATGGTGCCAATCACACAAGAATCGTTGGTGCGAGTGTTGATTTAACAGGCTTACATATGGCAAGTGATCATGATTTTAACTTAAAATCATTTACAACAGGTCACACAGGATTTGGTATCCCTTTTGCAACATACCCTGACCGATCTGATGTACCTAGAAGTGCTGCAAGACCACTGAGATATATGGACGAGTATGTTTTAGTCAATCAAGGTGCAGTTTTCTTTATGACTGAAGCTTTATCCCTTTTAGAGGGTATGGAAAGAGGACCTGCAGGTAATACAAGCTTAGCTGCAGCATTTTCAATGGCTCAAGAACTTCCAGAAGATTTCATTATCGTTGTGCAAGAAAGTGAATATACTGGAGCAGGCAAACATTTTAATAGTCAAATTGCGTTTGCTAAGTCACAAGGGATTACATTAACATTTGGTCATCCACTTGATGAAAAACCCGGAAAAAATCTTGTATTCCCTACATCCGGAAGTTTAATCAAACATAAATCATTAGATATGAATCAATTAAAAATGTCATATCTCAAAAGATATAAAAACCACGAGTTTAGTATGACTGAACTTAAGTATTTAGAAGATGAACTTAGAGTCAATCAACAAACAATTATAGAAATGGTGGGAAAGATCAATGAAAGCTAG